The Bacillus basilensis genome includes a region encoding these proteins:
- a CDS encoding aminotransferase class I/II-fold pyridoxal phosphate-dependent enzyme, whose product MQIQLNTIKSKCKDEQYETPLITGVKNYIEGNFLQMHTPGHIKGRGLDEEFTTYFGKNTLDFDLVGIPPLDYLRHPTGIIHEAQKLAAKAFGADYTIFSVQGTSSANVVMIMSICNPGDKIIVPRNVHASIVSGLILSGAVPIFISPEIDPVYGVCHGISLENIQKTLDEHPDVKGVCIINPTYYGVVTDLKQIIDYVHSKGIPVIVDEAQGSHVHFHPDLPMSAMQAGADIASSSMHKMGGSFTQTSVINVREGLVSLDRVKENFSLITTTSANYILMASLDAARKQLAINGEKLLGRAIALSRKARNEIDQMYGLSCLKPEDLNHSSSSFALDETKLCINVTNWGVTGREVENILRDDYRIEVELSDVNNILFIITIGHDESDISRLVQALGSLARRFNNGEIQSDAKQFARSQWSMNVLTPPQSALTPREAYFAKVKYVELDQAIGRVAAESVLVTPPGIPVLLPGEIITKDITDYLNYCLELGLSVQSSNGLHAIKVIDDK is encoded by the coding sequence TTGCAGATCCAATTAAATACCATAAAAAGTAAATGTAAAGATGAGCAATATGAAACACCACTAATTACTGGAGTAAAAAATTACATAGAGGGTAATTTTCTACAAATGCATACCCCTGGCCATATAAAGGGAAGAGGTTTGGATGAGGAATTTACAACATATTTTGGGAAAAACACTTTAGATTTTGATTTAGTAGGAATACCGCCATTAGATTATTTACGCCATCCAACTGGAATTATTCATGAGGCTCAGAAGCTAGCTGCAAAAGCCTTTGGGGCTGACTACACGATTTTTAGTGTTCAAGGTACTAGTAGTGCTAATGTAGTTATGATTATGAGCATTTGTAATCCTGGAGATAAGATAATTGTACCTAGGAATGTTCATGCTTCTATTGTTAGTGGACTTATACTATCCGGTGCGGTACCAATCTTTATATCCCCTGAAATTGATCCTGTATATGGAGTTTGTCATGGGATTAGTCTAGAAAATATTCAAAAAACCTTAGATGAGCACCCGGACGTTAAAGGGGTATGTATAATAAACCCTACCTATTATGGTGTTGTAACAGACTTGAAACAAATAATAGATTATGTTCATTCGAAAGGAATCCCTGTAATAGTTGACGAGGCTCAGGGTTCACATGTTCATTTTCATCCTGATTTACCAATGTCTGCAATGCAAGCTGGTGCGGATATTGCATCGTCTAGTATGCATAAAATGGGTGGTTCATTTACTCAAACAAGTGTTATCAATGTTCGAGAGGGGCTAGTTAGCTTAGACAGAGTTAAAGAGAATTTCTCTTTAATTACTACTACTAGTGCAAATTATATATTAATGGCCTCCTTAGATGCTGCCCGCAAACAACTGGCGATAAACGGAGAGAAATTATTAGGACGTGCAATTGCATTATCTCGTAAAGCTAGAAATGAAATTGATCAAATGTATGGACTTTCTTGTTTAAAACCAGAAGATTTGAATCATTCGAGCTCTAGTTTTGCTTTAGATGAGACAAAGCTTTGTATAAACGTTACTAATTGGGGTGTAACAGGAAGAGAAGTAGAAAATATTTTGCGAGATGATTACCGCATAGAAGTTGAGCTTTCCGATGTGAATAATATTCTTTTTATTATTACAATTGGGCATGATGAATCGGATATTAGTCGACTAGTACAAGCGTTAGGTTCGTTGGCTAGAAGATTCAACAATGGGGAAATACAGTCAGATGCAAAACAATTTGCAAGAAGTCAGTGGTCTATGAACGTACTAACACCACCTCAATCAGCCCTCACACCAAGAGAAGCATATTTTGCAAAGGTAAAATATGTGGAGTTAGATCAAGCTATTGGACGAGTGGCTGCTGAGTCAGTCCTTGTTACACCTCCGGGTATTCCTGTTCTTTTACCAGGAGAGATAATTACGAAAGATATTACAGACTACCTCAATTATTGTCTCGAATTAGGACTCTCTGTACAAAGCAGTAATGGTTTACATGCGATTAAAGTAATTGATGATAAATAA
- a CDS encoding helix-turn-helix domain-containing protein — MKTYNFPIEVTLDVVGGKWKVVILCILLDGKKRTSEIKRAMPSITQKMLTQQLRELESDGIIDRTVYTQIPPKVEYSLSEYGTSLTKVLDNMCEWGKNHIEKKLEDDLLSAN, encoded by the coding sequence ATGAAAACTTATAACTTCCCTATCGAAGTAACTCTTGACGTTGTAGGTGGTAAATGGAAAGTAGTAATATTATGTATTTTGCTTGATGGAAAAAAAAGAACTAGTGAGATAAAGCGAGCTATGCCTAGTATTACTCAAAAAATGCTTACACAGCAATTAAGAGAATTAGAATCTGATGGAATTATCGATCGCACTGTTTATACTCAAATCCCACCAAAAGTGGAGTACTCTTTAAGTGAGTATGGAACGTCTTTAACCAAAGTACTTGATAATATGTGTGAATGGGGTAAAAACCACATTGAAAAAAAACTAGAAGATGACCTTCTTTCTGCTAATTAA
- a CDS encoding NAD(P)H-dependent oxidoreductase, with product MKTLVVIAHPNIEKSRINKRWLEELKKYPEDFTIHELYKEYPDWNFDIEREQKLLVEHDRYIFQFPFYWYSSPPLLKKWFDDILTYGFAYGSTGDKLRGKEFGLAISAGVIEQEYRAGEANEYTLSELLRPYQASCLYTGMKFLPTFALYGVDYNLPDEKLEESATDYINHIKKFSKVKVLDI from the coding sequence ATGAAAACACTTGTAGTTATTGCACATCCTAATATTGAGAAGTCTCGCATTAATAAACGTTGGTTAGAAGAATTAAAAAAATACCCGGAAGATTTTACAATACATGAACTATATAAGGAGTATCCAGATTGGAATTTTGACATTGAGCGTGAGCAAAAGTTGTTAGTAGAACATGACCGTTATATTTTTCAATTTCCATTCTACTGGTATAGTTCGCCACCATTATTGAAGAAATGGTTTGATGATATTTTGACATATGGATTTGCATATGGATCAACAGGAGATAAGCTTCGTGGAAAAGAATTTGGGTTAGCCATTTCAGCTGGTGTGATAGAACAAGAATATCGAGCTGGTGAGGCAAATGAGTATACATTAAGTGAATTGTTAAGACCTTATCAAGCGTCTTGTCTTTATACTGGTATGAAATTCCTTCCTACATTTGCTCTTTATGGTGTAGATTATAATTTACCTGATGAGAAATTAGAGGAAAGTGCAACAGATTATATAAATCATATTAAAAAATTTAGCAAGGTTAAAGTGTTGGATATTTAA
- a CDS encoding sugar O-acetyltransferase: MNVKEKMQLGEIYCGFDNELVTARENAKKLARLYNVTTDTDRDYRDMLLTKLFKKRGLNTFVEPNFRCEFGYNIEVGDNFFANFDCIILDCGKVTIGNNVWLGPRVQIYAVNHVKEPQARLEGYEIAAPVNIADNVWVGGNTVINMGVSIGENSIIGSGSVVTKDIPANVVAVGNPCRVIKSISEL; this comes from the coding sequence ATGAACGTAAAAGAAAAGATGCAACTAGGAGAAATTTATTGTGGGTTTGACAATGAATTAGTAACAGCAAGAGAAAATGCTAAAAAACTTGCAAGATTGTATAATGTAACCACGGATACTGACCGTGATTATCGTGATATGCTACTTACAAAGCTATTCAAAAAACGTGGTTTAAATACATTCGTAGAGCCCAACTTCCGTTGCGAGTTTGGATATAACATCGAGGTAGGCGATAATTTCTTTGCAAACTTTGATTGTATTATTTTAGATTGTGGTAAAGTGACCATTGGAAATAATGTATGGCTAGGACCAAGGGTACAAATTTACGCTGTAAATCATGTAAAAGAACCACAAGCTAGACTAGAAGGATATGAAATAGCTGCACCTGTAAATATCGCTGATAATGTTTGGGTAGGAGGAAATACGGTAATAAATATGGGCGTTTCTATCGGTGAAAACAGTATTATTGGATCTGGAAGTGTAGTAACGAAGGATATTCCGGCTAATGTTGTAGCAGTAGGAAACCCTTGTAGAGTGATTAAGTCAATAAGTGAACTTTAA
- a CDS encoding amino acid permease has translation MSSERATVTASIDNTIHRPNGEPTGTLKRTLETRHLTMIAIGGSIGTGLFVSSGTSIQMAGPGGALLAYILIGVMVYLIMMSLGELATYLPDSGSFSTYATKFVDPALGFALGWNYWYTWAITIAVELSASAIIMKFWFPSVPGIIWSAIFLTIIVLLNYFSTQSFGEAEFWFSLVKVITIIIFLLVGLFTIIGIIGGEFIGFKNFTIEEAPFPSNSFSILSVFMIAGFSFQGTELIGVAAGESKNPKKNVPKAIKQVFWRILLFYICSILIIGLLIPYTNPYLVNSDIENISKSPFTIVFEKAGLAFAASVMNAVILTSILSAANSGVYASTRMLWSLAKEGKAPKSLLKLNKNGIPVNALIITSLVGMFAFLSSFFGEGVIFMWLLNSSGLSGFLSWIGIALCHYRFRKAYIAQGKDINTLPYKAKWFPMAPIISIILCITIIVGQEYNAILKMEISWDNLCTTYSSVVIFLCIWFGYKLKYKTKLIDLKNCDLK, from the coding sequence ATGAGTTCCGAAAGAGCAACTGTAACTGCAAGTATAGACAATACAATACATAGACCTAATGGAGAGCCTACAGGTACGCTAAAAAGAACATTAGAAACAAGACATCTGACTATGATTGCTATAGGCGGATCAATTGGTACAGGTTTATTCGTTTCTAGTGGTACATCTATTCAAATGGCTGGCCCCGGTGGAGCTTTATTAGCCTATATTTTAATAGGCGTAATGGTGTATTTAATTATGATGAGTTTGGGTGAATTAGCTACATACCTACCTGATTCAGGTTCATTTAGTACATATGCCACTAAATTTGTAGATCCAGCTCTTGGTTTTGCTCTTGGATGGAATTATTGGTATACATGGGCAATTACAATAGCAGTTGAATTGTCCGCCTCTGCTATCATAATGAAATTCTGGTTCCCATCAGTTCCAGGAATTATATGGAGTGCTATTTTCTTAACCATTATTGTATTGCTTAATTACTTTTCTACACAGTCATTTGGAGAAGCTGAATTCTGGTTTTCTTTAGTTAAAGTAATCACAATTATAATTTTTCTATTAGTAGGATTATTTACCATTATTGGAATCATAGGTGGAGAATTTATAGGGTTTAAAAATTTCACTATAGAGGAAGCACCTTTTCCATCTAATAGTTTCAGTATCCTTTCCGTTTTTATGATTGCAGGATTTTCTTTTCAAGGAACAGAATTAATTGGGGTTGCAGCTGGAGAAAGTAAGAATCCTAAAAAGAATGTACCCAAGGCTATAAAACAGGTGTTTTGGAGAATTCTACTTTTTTATATTTGTTCTATTCTAATTATCGGATTGCTTATTCCATATACAAATCCTTATTTGGTGAATAGTGATATTGAAAATATCTCAAAGAGCCCTTTCACAATAGTATTTGAAAAGGCTGGTCTTGCATTTGCAGCATCGGTTATGAACGCTGTAATATTAACTTCTATTTTATCAGCTGCGAATTCGGGAGTATATGCGTCTACTCGAATGCTTTGGTCCTTGGCTAAGGAGGGGAAAGCTCCAAAATCACTTTTGAAGTTAAATAAAAATGGTATACCAGTAAATGCTTTAATTATAACTTCTCTAGTGGGTATGTTCGCTTTTCTATCTTCATTTTTTGGCGAAGGAGTGATATTTATGTGGTTGCTAAATTCATCAGGGCTATCAGGTTTTTTATCGTGGATAGGCATTGCATTATGTCATTATCGATTCCGAAAGGCATATATAGCACAAGGGAAAGATATTAACACTCTTCCTTATAAAGCTAAATGGTTTCCAATGGCTCCTATAATTTCAATTATATTATGTATAACTATTATAGTAGGTCAAGAGTATAATGCTATCCTCAAAATGGAGATTTCATGGGATAATCTTTGTACAACATATAGTAGTGTGGTTATTTTTTTATGTATTTGGTTTGGTTACAAACTAAAATATAAAACTAAATTGATTGATCTTAAGAATTGTGATTTAAAATAG
- the ahpC gene encoding alkyl hydroperoxide reductase subunit C, with product MLLIGTEVKPFKAEAYHNGKFIEVTEENLKGKWSVVCFYPADFTFVCPTELEDLQNQYATLKELGVEVYSVSTDTHFTHKAWHDNSETIGKIEYIMIGDPTRTITSNFNVLIEEEGLAARGTFIIDPDGVIQSMEINADGIGRDASILVNKIKAAQYVRNNPGEVCPAKWKEGSATLKPSLDLVGKI from the coding sequence ATGTTATTAATTGGGACAGAGGTTAAACCGTTTAAAGCAGAGGCGTACCATAATGGTAAATTTATAGAGGTTACTGAGGAAAATTTAAAAGGTAAGTGGAGTGTAGTTTGCTTCTATCCAGCAGACTTCACATTCGTTTGTCCAACTGAACTTGAAGACTTACAAAATCAATATGCAACTCTTAAAGAGTTAGGCGTTGAAGTATACTCTGTATCTACAGACACTCACTTTACACATAAAGCTTGGCATGATAACTCAGAAACCATTGGCAAAATCGAATACATTATGATCGGTGATCCAACTCGTACAATTACTAGTAACTTCAATGTTTTAATTGAAGAAGAAGGTCTTGCTGCTCGTGGTACATTTATCATCGATCCAGATGGTGTTATCCAGTCTATGGAAATTAATGCAGACGGTATCGGTCGTGATGCAAGCATCCTTGTTAATAAAATTAAAGCAGCTCAATACGTACGTAACAACCCAGGTGAAGTTTGTCCAGCTAAATGGAAAGAGGGTTCTGCAACACTTAAACCAAGCCTTGACCTTGTAGGGAAAATCTAA